The Priestia aryabhattai genome includes a window with the following:
- a CDS encoding PAS domain-containing sensor histidine kinase, which translates to MKWFKSHTFWKIFTINVLLICTVLTLMFIVSRVMLPNISQDQYRQVTDKTVKRMKEQINVVIKDIWSLGDEVQRDPIFLSDDEQEIDKELQKIVNISPYIDSGTIFNTKGYVEHYYPNDLKSMKHVNLSKRKYFQEALRTKKIYLSDVVSADTKHYIVVMAIPILDGQQNVKKVINLALRIEENKSFQSIFRTFDIGENGYTFIVDRNGRIISHPEKQRIGENARGNEIVQETMNHKSGYQRVVNTEGKYFFASFEYIPVLDWGIIAELPVEEIYRPYKMFEKTLWTVSGITILLLSFFTALYAREIVNPIRKLYELAEQVARGNFNQKIPEREIERGEIGILSKQFNEMISYICHSKANLQQKENQLQEQKTFLRQVIDINPSYIYAINQKREFILVNESFALLLGEKSDDLIGQSIDKYQFNLQSDLLYKGAFSNCTQKGMVLEEQFKDSKGNWRWVETAKLPIVNKKQEVIQMLCVSTDITERKKAEEKLRTSEKLAVVGELAAGVAHEIKNPLTSLKGFVHLLKEQHPKDALYIDIMETELQRMNGIVEEFLMLGKPQVMNVEPLNMQALVQEVCSLLEPEAVEKKVAFIFERDDHLPQVYGDKNQLKQVFINIIKNSIEAMPEGGDIHITIKAKENHLWLQLADEGQGIPPERLAKIGEPFYSTKEKGTGLGLMVSYRIIKAHHAQMTFSSQLNQGTSVDILFPIIKK; encoded by the coding sequence ATGAAATGGTTTAAATCTCATACGTTTTGGAAAATCTTCACGATTAATGTGCTTCTTATTTGTACCGTACTGACGCTAATGTTTATTGTTTCAAGAGTTATGCTGCCTAATATTTCTCAAGATCAATATCGACAGGTAACTGATAAAACCGTCAAGAGAATGAAAGAGCAAATTAACGTCGTCATTAAAGATATTTGGAGCCTGGGCGACGAGGTACAGCGAGATCCTATTTTTTTATCGGATGATGAACAAGAGATAGACAAAGAACTGCAGAAAATAGTCAATATTTCACCGTATATCGATAGCGGAACCATTTTTAATACAAAAGGGTATGTTGAGCATTATTACCCGAATGATTTAAAGAGTATGAAACATGTGAACTTAAGTAAAAGAAAATATTTTCAAGAAGCGCTGCGAACCAAAAAAATATATTTAAGCGATGTCGTTTCAGCAGATACAAAGCATTACATTGTGGTGATGGCGATTCCTATTTTGGATGGGCAGCAAAATGTAAAAAAGGTCATAAATTTAGCGCTGCGCATTGAAGAAAATAAAAGCTTTCAATCCATTTTTCGAACGTTCGATATAGGAGAGAACGGCTATACGTTTATTGTAGACCGCAATGGTAGAATTATTTCTCACCCTGAGAAACAGAGAATCGGTGAAAATGCCAGGGGAAATGAAATCGTCCAGGAAACGATGAATCATAAATCAGGATATCAGCGCGTTGTGAACACCGAAGGTAAGTATTTCTTTGCGTCTTTCGAATATATTCCTGTTTTGGATTGGGGAATTATTGCTGAATTACCCGTTGAAGAAATTTACAGGCCTTATAAAATGTTTGAAAAAACGCTTTGGACCGTTTCAGGTATTACAATTTTACTGCTTTCTTTTTTTACTGCGTTATATGCAAGGGAAATTGTGAATCCTATTCGTAAACTATATGAATTGGCGGAACAAGTAGCGCGCGGGAATTTTAATCAAAAAATTCCGGAACGAGAAATTGAGCGGGGCGAAATCGGTATTTTATCTAAACAGTTTAATGAAATGATTAGCTATATATGCCATTCTAAAGCAAATTTACAGCAAAAAGAAAATCAGCTGCAGGAACAAAAAACGTTTTTAAGACAAGTCATTGACATTAATCCAAGCTATATTTATGCTATCAATCAAAAAAGGGAGTTCATTCTCGTTAATGAATCTTTTGCGTTGCTGCTAGGTGAAAAATCTGATGACTTGATTGGACAATCAATTGATAAATATCAGTTCAACCTTCAATCAGACCTTTTATATAAAGGGGCGTTTTCAAATTGTACGCAAAAAGGGATGGTATTAGAAGAACAGTTTAAAGATTCGAAAGGAAACTGGCGCTGGGTCGAAACAGCAAAACTTCCTATTGTGAATAAAAAACAGGAAGTGATTCAAATGCTGTGCGTATCGACGGATATTACGGAGCGTAAAAAAGCAGAAGAGAAGCTTAGAACTTCTGAGAAGCTTGCCGTTGTAGGAGAACTTGCAGCTGGAGTGGCTCATGAAATCAAAAATCCTTTGACCTCTTTAAAAGGTTTTGTTCACTTATTAAAAGAACAACATCCCAAAGATGCTTTGTATATAGATATCATGGAAACTGAATTACAACGAATGAATGGAATTGTAGAAGAATTTTTGATGTTAGGAAAACCTCAGGTCATGAATGTTGAACCTTTGAATATGCAAGCGCTTGTTCAAGAAGTGTGCTCACTTCTTGAACCTGAAGCAGTAGAAAAAAAGGTAGCTTTCATATTTGAAAGGGACGACCATTTACCACAGGTGTATGGAGATAAAAATCAGTTAAAACAAGTATTTATTAATATTATTAAAAACTCTATCGAAGCAATGCCTGAAGGAGGGGATATTCATATTACTATTAAAGCAAAAGAAAACCACCTTTGGCTGCAGCTTGCTGATGAAGGACAAGGTATTCCTCCTGAACGGTTAGCGAAGATAGGCGAGCCTTTTTATAGTACAAAAGAAAAAGGTACAGGCTTAGGGCTGATGGTCAGCTATCGGATTATTAAAGCTCACCATGCGCAGATGACATTTTCTAGTCAGTTAAATCAAGGAACAAGTGTGGATATATTGTTTCCAATCATAAAAAAGTAG
- a CDS encoding YfhE family protein — MSEKKRKENAKNTLSSAQEIYYGREFKKADRAGGYTKK; from the coding sequence ATGTCTGAAAAGAAACGAAAAGAAAACGCAAAAAATACGTTAAGTAGCGCTCAAGAAATCTATTACGGCCGCGAGTTTAAAAAAGCAGACCGTGCAGGCGGCTACACGAAAAAATAA
- a CDS encoding GNAT family N-acetyltransferase, with translation MLKKRDLNDCQSLYELMVHPDVFPFVRHKAHSYEEFLFVTKQTMEAEEHGEIISRTILDEWGNPIGTINLFDVQDQAGFLGTWLGKPFHGKGYNQIAKEAFFNELFFELNIERIFMRIRKINIRSIKAAEKLPYAVLANETHKALYDEINQHEVIYDLYEIPKDLYTLYYLRHEQDVQEDHQLKEA, from the coding sequence AATCTCTATACGAACTCATGGTACATCCTGATGTCTTCCCTTTTGTTCGTCATAAAGCCCATTCCTATGAAGAATTCTTATTTGTGACTAAACAAACGATGGAAGCAGAAGAACATGGAGAAATTATTTCTCGCACGATTTTAGATGAATGGGGTAATCCTATCGGCACCATTAATTTATTTGATGTACAGGACCAAGCTGGTTTTTTAGGCACTTGGCTTGGCAAACCGTTTCATGGAAAAGGATATAATCAAATTGCAAAAGAAGCGTTCTTTAATGAACTGTTCTTTGAGTTAAATATAGAGCGAATTTTTATGCGAATTCGCAAAATCAATATTAGGTCTATTAAGGCTGCAGAAAAACTGCCTTATGCAGTACTTGCGAATGAAACGCACAAAGCTTTATACGATGAAATTAATCAACATGAAGTCATATATGATTTATACGAAATTCCAAAAGACTTGTATACATTATACTACTTGCGTCACGAACAAGACGTTCAAGAAGATCATCAGCTTAAAGAAGCGTAA